A region of Streptomyces cinnamoneus DNA encodes the following proteins:
- a CDS encoding acyl-CoA desaturase: protein MPLSPTRSTTVTPSAPVLPPQGYDGTSPFPQDGPAPARDGGERLYVTVTAVIVVLPFVAIGLAGWLLWGSLIHPADIVLALVLYAITGLGVTVGFHRGLTHVGYRAVRPVRIALAVAGSMSFQGDVIGWVAIHRRHHAFTDRPGDPHSPYRYGTHLRGQLRGLLHAHVGWLFRNDHTPPERYAPDLLADRDIRAVARAFPALCVLTLALPFAVGWVIGGTWLYGVTALLWAGLVRIALLHHVTWSVNSLCHMVGERPFRTRRHDRATNLWPLALLSFGESWHNLHHADPTSARHGVDRGQLDPSAAVIRLLERLGWVHDVRWPTPDRVAARRA, encoded by the coding sequence ATGCCACTCAGTCCGACCAGGTCCACGACGGTCACACCGTCGGCCCCCGTCCTGCCGCCTCAGGGCTACGACGGGACGTCCCCCTTCCCACAGGACGGCCCGGCGCCCGCGCGCGACGGCGGTGAGCGGCTGTACGTCACGGTGACGGCGGTGATCGTCGTCCTGCCGTTCGTGGCGATCGGCCTGGCCGGCTGGCTGCTGTGGGGGAGTCTCATCCATCCCGCCGACATCGTGCTCGCCCTCGTCCTCTACGCGATCACGGGCCTCGGCGTCACGGTCGGCTTCCACCGTGGCCTCACCCACGTCGGCTACCGGGCCGTCCGCCCCGTGCGGATCGCGCTCGCGGTCGCCGGTTCGATGAGTTTCCAGGGTGACGTCATCGGATGGGTAGCCATCCACCGCCGCCATCACGCCTTCACCGACCGGCCGGGTGATCCGCACTCCCCGTACCGCTACGGCACGCATCTGCGCGGCCAGTTGCGCGGTCTGCTGCACGCGCACGTCGGCTGGCTGTTCCGCAACGACCATACGCCGCCGGAGCGTTACGCCCCCGATCTCCTGGCCGACCGCGACATCCGCGCCGTCGCCCGCGCCTTCCCGGCGTTGTGCGTCCTCACCCTCGCCCTGCCGTTCGCGGTGGGCTGGGTCATCGGCGGTACGTGGCTGTACGGCGTAACCGCCTTGCTGTGGGCGGGACTTGTGCGTATCGCGCTGCTTCACCACGTCACCTGGAGCGTGAACTCCCTCTGTCACATGGTCGGTGAGCGCCCGTTCCGCACCCGGCGTCACGACCGGGCAACCAACCTGTGGCCCCTCGCCCTGCTGTCGTTCGGCGAGAGCTGGCACAACCTCCACCACGCCGACCCCACCAGCGCCCGCCACGGCGTCGACCGCGGCCAGCTCGACCCCTCCGCCGCCGTCATCCGCCTCCTGGAACGCCTCGGCTGGGTGCACGACGTGCGCTGGCCCACTCCGGACCGCGTGGCCGCCCGCCGCGCCTGA
- a CDS encoding DUF5994 family protein — MTTALQPPPPSRPLLRLRLAPHAGMPRPIDGAWWPRSHDLLAELPWLLAGLPRAWGHITSVTVNGTTWSAVPGRTLVFNQVVRLRRTVAASAPHTIILLAPGRGRWDLLVVPPDTTEEAAEPLMAAAASGRA, encoded by the coding sequence ATGACCACCGCGCTGCAACCCCCTCCTCCGTCCCGACCTCTTCTCCGCCTGCGCCTGGCTCCCCACGCGGGCATGCCCCGGCCCATCGACGGAGCGTGGTGGCCCCGTTCGCACGACCTGCTCGCCGAACTCCCCTGGCTGCTCGCCGGGTTGCCGCGCGCGTGGGGCCACATCACCAGCGTCACCGTCAACGGAACGACGTGGTCCGCGGTGCCCGGCCGGACGCTCGTCTTCAACCAGGTCGTACGCCTGCGCAGGACCGTGGCGGCATCCGCCCCGCACACCATCATCCTGCTCGCCCCCGGCCGGGGGCGCTGGGACCTGCTGGTCGTGCCTCCGGATACGACCGAGGAGGCCGCGGAACCGCTCATGGCGGCCGCGGCAAGTGGTCGCGCCTGA
- a CDS encoding metallophosphoesterase, which yields MRARYGVPLGITAVGAAGLAYAAGYEVRSFRLRRVTVPVLPAGMRPLRILQVSDIHMVGGQRKKQRWLQSLAGLRPDFVINTGDNLSDPEGVPETLDALGPLMDFPGAYVFGSNDYYGPKLRNPARYLLEKATGRHGLNGNAPAVGVIHNPWEELRDGFDAAGWVNLTNTRGSLKIDGLEIALTGLDDPHIKRDRYEHVSGGPEEAADFSLAVVHAPYLRVLDAFTADRYPLILAGHTHGGQLCIPFYGALVTNCDIDTRRVKGLSTHRAGGHQSYLHVSAGCGTNRYTPVRFACPPEATLLTLVARD from the coding sequence ATGCGTGCGCGATACGGAGTACCCCTGGGAATCACGGCGGTCGGCGCGGCAGGCCTCGCCTATGCCGCCGGCTACGAAGTCCGCTCCTTCCGGCTGCGCCGGGTCACCGTGCCCGTGCTGCCCGCCGGCATGCGGCCGCTGCGGATCCTCCAGGTCTCCGACATCCACATGGTCGGCGGACAGCGCAAGAAGCAGCGCTGGCTCCAGTCCCTGGCGGGCCTGCGCCCCGACTTCGTGATCAACACCGGCGACAACCTGTCCGACCCGGAGGGCGTGCCCGAGACCCTGGACGCGCTCGGCCCGCTGATGGACTTCCCCGGCGCGTACGTCTTCGGCTCGAACGACTACTACGGCCCCAAGCTGCGCAACCCCGCCCGCTACCTGCTCGAGAAGGCCACCGGCCGGCACGGCCTGAACGGCAACGCCCCGGCCGTCGGCGTGATCCACAACCCCTGGGAGGAGCTGCGCGACGGCTTCGACGCGGCGGGCTGGGTCAACCTGACCAACACCCGCGGCTCCCTCAAGATCGACGGGCTGGAGATCGCCCTGACGGGCCTCGACGACCCGCACATCAAGCGGGACCGGTACGAGCACGTCTCCGGGGGCCCCGAGGAGGCGGCCGACTTCTCGCTCGCCGTCGTCCACGCCCCCTACCTGCGGGTCCTGGACGCCTTCACGGCCGACCGCTACCCGCTGATCCTCGCCGGCCACACCCACGGCGGCCAGCTGTGCATCCCCTTCTACGGGGCCCTGGTCACCAACTGCGACATCGACACCCGCCGGGTGAAGGGCCTGTCCACCCACCGCGCGGGCGGCCACCAGTCGTACCTGCACGTCTCGGCCGGCTGCGGAACGAACCGCTACACCCCGGTCCGCTTCGCCTGCCCCCCGGAAGCCACGCTGCTCACGCTCGTCGCCCGCGACTGA
- a CDS encoding GatB/YqeY domain-containing protein, with the protein MTTLKSRLQDDLTAAIKAKDELRSATLRLTLSAISYEETAGKSPRVLSDDEVLKVITREAKKRREAAEAFDKGGRAESAQRERAEGDLLAEYLPKQLSDEELAAIVADAVAEAKAGGAEGQRAMGAVMKIVNPKVAGRAEGGRVAAEVKRRLAG; encoded by the coding sequence ATGACCACGCTCAAGTCCAGGCTTCAGGACGACCTCACGGCCGCCATCAAGGCGAAAGACGAGCTGCGCTCCGCCACGCTGCGCCTCACGCTCTCCGCGATCAGCTACGAGGAGACCGCGGGCAAGTCTCCGCGCGTGCTGTCCGACGACGAGGTGCTGAAGGTCATCACCCGCGAGGCGAAGAAGCGCCGCGAGGCCGCCGAGGCGTTCGACAAGGGCGGCCGGGCCGAGTCGGCCCAGCGGGAGCGCGCCGAGGGCGACCTGCTCGCCGAGTACCTGCCGAAGCAGCTGTCGGACGAGGAGCTGGCCGCGATCGTCGCGGACGCGGTGGCCGAGGCCAAGGCCGGCGGCGCCGAGGGCCAGCGGGCCATGGGTGCCGTCATGAAGATCGTGAACCCGAAGGTCGCCGGCCGCGCCGAGGGCGGCCGCGTCGCCGCCGAGGTCAAGCGCCGGCTGGCCGGCTGA
- a CDS encoding transglycosylase domain-containing protein, translating into MAMKRSGGGPTVTRQAAKFLGVSVLSGVVLAGLALPGIGAFGLAAKGSVEGFDEIPANLKTPPLSQRTTILDAQGGEIAKVYSRDRTVVPLNEISPYMQKAIVAIEDSRYYEHGAVDLKGVLRALNKNAQSGGVSEGASTLTQQYVKNVFIEEAGDDPDKVAVATQQTLGRKVKELKYAIQVEKELGKDRILNNYLNITFFGQQAYGVEAASQRYFSKHAKDLTLGESALLAGIVQSPSRYDPVMAPKEATKRRNTVLQRMAELKNVTPAEAAAEQAKPLSLKVSRPKSGCITAVDGAGFFCDYVRETFLQDPVFGKTKEARAKRWNEGGMTIRTTLDPQTQKSVQKSITDHVYQSDPVATAVSIVEPGTGKVLGMGQSRPYGFGENQTQINLSADHAMGGSNYGFQVGSTFKPILAAAALEEGTSPNKTYSSPYSMPYPSEVETCGKPWKNGGGETVNNENRSERGPYGMKEATAKSVNTYFIQMIEDIGICPVTKMADKLGVKPADGSKLQQVPSIALGTSGMSPLTMASAYAAFANRGTYCTPVIVESATGPDGKALRVPKTKCSRAMSEQTADTVNTLLQGVIEDGTGKEAGLSGRDSAGKTGTTDERKAAWFVGYTPNMAGAVWVGGPGSKKVEMENITIGGVYHDKVYGADTPGPIWRDAMAGALDGKDAPTFGTVKVSDSERDAGGDKGDKRTPNRPAKPGNKPGANKPGSGKPGKPATNKPRSATDGDQPDPAQPNGILPGIIGGPDER; encoded by the coding sequence ATGGCTATGAAGCGCTCGGGCGGGGGTCCGACAGTGACCAGGCAGGCCGCGAAGTTCCTCGGCGTCAGCGTGCTCTCCGGAGTCGTGCTGGCGGGGCTGGCCCTGCCGGGCATCGGAGCTTTCGGCCTGGCCGCCAAGGGATCGGTCGAGGGGTTCGACGAGATCCCCGCAAACCTCAAGACCCCACCGCTCAGCCAGCGCACCACCATCCTCGACGCCCAGGGCGGAGAGATCGCGAAGGTCTACTCCCGGGACCGCACGGTGGTGCCGCTGAACGAGATCTCGCCCTATATGCAGAAGGCGATCGTCGCGATCGAGGACTCGCGCTATTACGAGCACGGCGCGGTCGACCTCAAGGGCGTCCTCCGCGCGCTCAACAAGAACGCCCAGTCCGGCGGCGTCTCCGAGGGTGCCTCCACCCTCACCCAGCAGTACGTCAAGAACGTCTTCATCGAGGAGGCCGGCGACGACCCCGACAAGGTCGCCGTGGCCACGCAGCAGACCCTCGGCCGCAAGGTCAAGGAGCTGAAGTACGCCATCCAGGTCGAGAAGGAACTCGGCAAGGACCGCATCCTCAACAACTACCTGAACATCACCTTCTTCGGGCAGCAGGCCTACGGGGTCGAGGCAGCCTCCCAGCGCTACTTCAGCAAGCACGCCAAGGACCTCACCCTCGGCGAGTCCGCGCTGCTGGCCGGCATCGTCCAGTCCCCCAGCCGCTACGACCCGGTCATGGCCCCCAAGGAGGCCACCAAGCGCCGCAACACCGTCCTCCAGCGCATGGCCGAGCTGAAGAACGTCACCCCCGCCGAGGCGGCCGCCGAGCAGGCCAAGCCGCTGAGCCTCAAGGTCAGCAGGCCCAAGAGCGGCTGCATCACCGCCGTCGACGGGGCCGGCTTCTTCTGCGACTACGTCCGCGAGACCTTCCTCCAGGACCCGGTCTTCGGCAAGACGAAGGAGGCCCGGGCCAAGCGGTGGAACGAGGGCGGCATGACCATCCGCACCACCCTCGACCCGCAGACCCAGAAGTCCGTCCAGAAGTCGATCACCGATCACGTCTACCAGAGCGACCCGGTCGCCACGGCCGTCTCGATCGTCGAGCCCGGCACCGGCAAGGTGCTCGGCATGGGCCAGTCCCGCCCGTACGGCTTCGGTGAGAACCAGACGCAGATCAACCTGTCCGCCGACCACGCCATGGGCGGATCCAACTACGGCTTCCAGGTCGGCTCGACGTTCAAGCCGATCCTCGCCGCGGCGGCCCTGGAGGAGGGCACCTCCCCCAACAAGACGTACTCCTCGCCGTACTCGATGCCCTACCCGAGCGAGGTGGAGACGTGCGGCAAGCCCTGGAAGAACGGCGGCGGCGAGACCGTCAACAATGAGAACCGCAGCGAGCGCGGCCCGTACGGGATGAAGGAGGCGACCGCGAAGTCGGTCAACACCTACTTCATCCAGATGATCGAGGACATCGGCATCTGCCCGGTGACCAAGATGGCGGACAAGCTGGGCGTGAAGCCCGCCGACGGCAGCAAGCTCCAGCAGGTGCCGTCGATCGCCCTCGGCACCTCGGGCATGTCCCCGCTCACCATGGCCTCCGCCTACGCGGCCTTCGCCAACCGCGGCACCTACTGCACCCCGGTGATCGTCGAGTCGGCCACCGGCCCCGACGGCAAGGCGCTGCGGGTGCCGAAGACGAAGTGCTCGCGGGCGATGTCCGAGCAGACCGCCGACACCGTCAACACCCTCCTCCAGGGCGTGATCGAGGACGGCACCGGCAAGGAGGCCGGGCTCTCCGGCCGTGACAGCGCGGGCAAGACCGGCACGACCGACGAGCGCAAGGCCGCCTGGTTCGTCGGCTACACCCCCAACATGGCGGGTGCCGTCTGGGTCGGCGGCCCGGGCAGCAAGAAGGTGGAGATGGAGAACATCACCATCGGCGGCGTCTACCACGACAAGGTCTACGGCGCGGACACCCCCGGCCCCATCTGGCGCGACGCCATGGCGGGCGCGCTGGACGGCAAGGACGCCCCCACGTTCGGCACGGTGAAGGTCTCCGACTCCGAGCGGGACGCGGGCGGCGACAAGGGCGACAAGCGCACCCCGAACCGCCCCGCCAAGCCCGGCAACAAGCCCGGCGCGAACAAGCCGGGGTCCGGCAAGCCGGGCAAGCCCGCCACCAACAAGCCGCGCAGCGCCACCGACGGCGACCAGCCCGACCCGGCGCAGCCGAACGGCATCCTCCCGGGGATCATCGGCGGCCCCGACGAGCGGTGA
- a CDS encoding WhiB family transcriptional regulator: protein MGWVTDWSAQAACRTTDPDELFVQGAAQNRAKAVCTGCPVRTECLADALDNRVEFGVWGGMTERERRALLRRRPTVTSWRRLLETARSEYERGAGILPLGDPEYDEYAAVG from the coding sequence ATGGGCTGGGTAACCGACTGGAGTGCGCAGGCCGCCTGCCGCACTACCGATCCGGATGAACTGTTCGTTCAGGGCGCAGCGCAGAACAGGGCGAAGGCGGTCTGCACCGGCTGCCCCGTGCGGACCGAATGTCTTGCCGACGCGCTGGACAACCGCGTCGAGTTCGGCGTGTGGGGCGGGATGACTGAGCGGGAGCGGCGCGCTCTGCTGCGTCGCAGGCCCACGGTCACCTCCTGGCGCAGGCTCCTGGAGACCGCGCGGAGCGAGTACGAGCGCGGCGCCGGCATCCTGCCGCTGGGCGACCCGGAGTACGACGAGTACGCGGCCGTCGGCTAG
- a CDS encoding ArsA family ATPase: MPVTGTHATAAPRTTTTETAVPPRRTGGNGGSPRPETGAEADKGGSVSLDSAAAPLDIDTVLDNPRTRIVVCCGSGGVGKTTTAAALGVRAAERGRKVVVLTIDPARRLAQSMGIEELDNVPRRVPGVDGSAGGELHAMMLDMKRTFDEIVEAHADKERARAILENPFYQSLSAGFAGTQEYMAMEKLGQLRARDEWDLIVVDTPPSRSALDFLDAPGRLGSFLDGKFIKVLMAPAKIGGRAGMKFLGVGMSMMSGPLNKLMGGQLLRDVQTFVAAMDTMFGGFRTRADATYRLLQAPGTAFLVVAAPESDALREAAYFIERLAAERMPLSGLVLNRVHGSGADRLSAQRALAAAETLTDVAGPPCDYTENLAGSGIVDRGSGQAGSRTADGPGTLAPTDTSSPGAPTVLDIPESGFPQPTHSGATEPGDTEPVVTGSTVAIDPQDPEDAENAEASPDPEASPEGAPEGDSRAPVEAASARLAAGLLRLHAERMQVLAREQRTRDRFTARHPEVPVAQVPALPGDVHDLAGLRAIGERLADQSRPED; the protein is encoded by the coding sequence ATGCCCGTGACCGGCACCCACGCGACGGCCGCGCCACGGACGACGACGACCGAGACAGCCGTACCCCCGCGCCGCACGGGCGGGAACGGGGGGAGCCCCCGGCCGGAAACCGGGGCAGAAGCAGACAAGGGGGGCTCAGTGAGCCTCGACTCGGCAGCGGCGCCGCTCGACATCGACACCGTTCTGGACAACCCGCGCACCCGCATCGTCGTGTGCTGCGGCTCCGGCGGCGTCGGCAAGACCACCACCGCGGCCGCCCTGGGCGTACGGGCGGCCGAGCGCGGCCGGAAGGTCGTCGTCCTCACCATCGACCCGGCGCGGCGGCTCGCCCAGTCGATGGGCATCGAGGAACTCGACAACGTGCCCCGGCGGGTGCCCGGCGTCGACGGCTCCGCCGGCGGCGAGCTGCACGCGATGATGCTCGACATGAAGCGGACCTTCGACGAGATCGTCGAGGCGCACGCGGACAAGGAGCGCGCCCGGGCCATCCTGGAGAACCCCTTCTACCAGTCCCTGTCGGCCGGTTTCGCCGGCACGCAGGAGTACATGGCCATGGAGAAACTCGGCCAGCTGCGCGCCCGCGACGAGTGGGACCTGATCGTCGTCGACACCCCGCCCAGCCGCTCGGCACTGGACTTCCTGGACGCGCCGGGGCGGCTGGGGTCGTTCCTGGACGGCAAGTTCATCAAGGTGCTGATGGCCCCGGCGAAGATCGGCGGCCGGGCCGGCATGAAGTTCCTGGGCGTCGGCATGTCGATGATGAGCGGGCCCCTGAACAAACTGATGGGCGGCCAGCTGCTGCGCGACGTACAGACCTTCGTCGCCGCGATGGACACCATGTTCGGCGGCTTCCGTACCCGTGCCGACGCCACCTACCGGCTGCTCCAGGCACCGGGCACGGCCTTCCTGGTAGTCGCCGCACCGGAGAGCGACGCCCTGCGGGAGGCCGCGTACTTCATCGAGCGGCTGGCCGCGGAGCGGATGCCGCTCTCCGGGCTGGTCCTGAACCGGGTCCACGGCAGCGGGGCGGACCGGCTCTCCGCGCAGCGCGCGCTGGCCGCGGCCGAAACGCTCACGGACGTCGCCGGGCCTCCTTGCGATTACACAGAAAATCTTGCCGGTTCCGGCATTGTGGATCGTGGCAGCGGGCAGGCTGGCTCACGTACCGCTGATGGCCCTGGCACCCTCGCTCCCACGGACACGTCCTCTCCCGGCGCTCCCACTGTGCTCGACATTCCCGAGAGTGGCTTCCCCCAGCCCACGCACTCAGGAGCCACAGAGCCGGGAGACACGGAGCCGGTGGTCACAGGCTCGACGGTGGCGATCGATCCACAAGATCCAGAAGATGCAGAAAATGCAGAAGCATCGCCCGATCCAGAAGCGTCGCCCGAGGGGGCGCCCGAAGGCGACTCCAGGGCGCCCGTGGAGGCGGCCTCGGCAAGGCTGGCGGCGGGACTGCTGCGTCTGCACGCCGAGCGCATGCAGGTGCTCGCCCGCGAGCAGCGCACGCGCGACCGCTTCACCGCCCGGCACCCGGAGGTCCCGGTGGCACAGGTGCCCGCCCTGCCCGGCGACGTGCACGACCTGGCGGGCCTGCGGGCCATCGGCGAACGCCTCGCGGACCAGAGCCGGCCGGAGGATTGA
- a CDS encoding ArsA family ATPase translates to MSRLHVVSGKGGTGKTTVAAALALALASEGKRTLLVEVEGRQGIAQLFETEALPYEERKIAVAPGDGEVYALAIDAEQALLDYLHMFYKLGSAGRALKKLGAIDFATTIAPGLRDVLLTGKACEAVRRKDRTGRFVYDHVVMDAPPTGRITRFLNVNDEVAGLARIGPIHNQAQAVMRVLKSPETAVHFVTLLEEMPVQETADGIAELRAANLPVGGVVVNMIRPAILDEAAVEAASNGRREDVAHALTYALERTGSGGARRTGLVEPLVDPLLEQAREHTERLALEQRGRADIARLGLPTYELQLLGDGVDLGGLYGMARALRKQGCP, encoded by the coding sequence ATGAGCAGGCTCCATGTCGTAAGCGGCAAGGGCGGTACCGGCAAGACCACGGTCGCCGCGGCCCTCGCGCTCGCCCTCGCCTCCGAGGGCAAGCGCACCCTGCTGGTCGAGGTCGAAGGCAGACAGGGCATAGCGCAGCTCTTCGAGACGGAGGCGCTGCCCTACGAGGAACGGAAGATCGCCGTCGCACCCGGGGACGGCGAGGTGTACGCCCTCGCCATCGACGCCGAGCAGGCCCTCCTCGACTACCTCCACATGTTCTACAAGCTCGGCAGCGCCGGGCGGGCGCTGAAGAAGCTCGGCGCCATCGACTTCGCGACGACCATCGCGCCGGGGCTGCGGGACGTCCTGCTGACCGGCAAGGCGTGCGAGGCGGTGCGCAGGAAGGACCGTACGGGCCGCTTCGTGTACGACCACGTCGTCATGGACGCGCCGCCCACCGGCCGGATCACCCGCTTCCTCAACGTCAACGACGAAGTGGCCGGGCTGGCCCGCATCGGGCCCATCCACAACCAGGCGCAGGCCGTCATGCGCGTGCTCAAGTCACCCGAGACGGCGGTGCACTTCGTGACGCTGCTGGAGGAGATGCCGGTTCAGGAGACGGCGGACGGCATCGCGGAGCTGCGGGCGGCGAACCTGCCGGTGGGCGGCGTCGTCGTCAACATGATCCGGCCCGCGATACTCGACGAGGCGGCCGTCGAGGCCGCCTCGAACGGCCGGCGTGAAGACGTGGCGCACGCCCTCACGTACGCCCTGGAGCGCACCGGCTCGGGCGGCGCGCGGCGCACGGGACTCGTGGAACCGCTCGTCGACCCCCTGCTGGAGCAGGCGCGCGAGCACACGGAGCGCCTCGCGCTGGAACAGCGGGGCCGCGCCGACATCGCCCGTCTCGGCCTGCCCACCTACGAACTCCAGCTGCTCGGCGACGGCGTCGACCTGGGCGGCCTCTACGGCATGGCGCGCGCACTGCGGAAGCAAGGATGCCCGTGA
- a CDS encoding TetR/AcrR family transcriptional regulator: MGAARTPRGAWIEEGLRALASGGPDAVRIESLAQALGVSKGGFYGYFRNRGALLTEMLDTWEHEAAEGMVERVEAGSGDARAKLDRLFTFVASAEGPATGVATELAVRDWARRDESVAQRLRRVDNRRMDYLRSLFGSFCPDEDEVEVRCMITFSLRIGTHLIAADHGAYDRDAVMALTRRRLLA, from the coding sequence ATGGGCGCGGCCCGCACGCCTCGCGGCGCATGGATCGAAGAGGGCCTGCGGGCCCTGGCCTCCGGCGGCCCCGACGCCGTCCGCATCGAGTCGCTGGCGCAGGCGCTCGGCGTCAGCAAGGGCGGCTTCTACGGCTACTTCCGCAACCGGGGAGCACTGCTCACCGAGATGCTCGACACGTGGGAGCACGAGGCCGCCGAGGGGATGGTCGAGCGGGTGGAGGCCGGGAGCGGGGACGCCAGGGCCAAACTGGACCGGCTGTTCACCTTCGTCGCGTCCGCCGAAGGCCCGGCGACGGGCGTCGCCACCGAACTCGCCGTCCGCGACTGGGCCCGGCGCGACGAATCCGTCGCACAGCGCCTGCGGCGCGTGGACAACCGGCGGATGGACTATCTGCGCTCGCTGTTCGGCTCCTTCTGCCCCGACGAGGACGAGGTAGAGGTCCGCTGCATGATCACCTTCTCGCTGCGGATCGGCACGCATCTCATCGCGGCCGACCACGGAGCATACGACCGCGACGCGGTCATGGCGCTGACCAGGCGCCGACTCCTGGCGTAG
- a CDS encoding DUF2867 domain-containing protein: MRLPNSAHTSRPWRIHEIAGDFRIDDVWALPTPGGPDDLAWLVRQFANGDPEAASPVSSPVASFLFAVRWKLGKLLGWDKDDSGVGARVPTLHDRLPADLRDGPRGPDTASTPFTSVYQTHDEWVAEMGNRTVHALMHIGWVPDGAGGYRGQMAVLVKPNGLLGVAYMAAIKPFRYLLVYPALLRTIGREWQAGAAERSAA, translated from the coding sequence ATGAGACTGCCCAATTCCGCACACACTTCCCGCCCCTGGCGGATCCACGAGATCGCCGGCGACTTCCGGATCGACGACGTCTGGGCCCTGCCCACACCGGGCGGGCCTGACGACCTCGCCTGGCTGGTCCGCCAGTTCGCGAACGGAGACCCGGAGGCGGCGTCGCCCGTCTCCTCCCCCGTGGCGAGCTTCCTCTTCGCGGTCCGCTGGAAGCTCGGGAAGCTGCTCGGTTGGGACAAGGACGACTCCGGCGTCGGCGCCCGGGTGCCGACGCTGCACGACCGGCTGCCGGCGGACCTCCGGGACGGCCCGAGGGGTCCCGACACGGCGTCGACTCCGTTCACCTCCGTCTACCAGACGCACGACGAATGGGTCGCCGAGATGGGCAACCGGACGGTGCACGCGCTGATGCACATCGGCTGGGTCCCGGACGGGGCAGGCGGCTACCGCGGCCAGATGGCCGTCCTGGTGAAGCCGAACGGCCTGCTCGGCGTCGCGTACATGGCGGCCATCAAGCCCTTCCGGTACCTGCTGGTGTACCCGGCGCTGCTGCGGACGATCGGGCGCGAGTGGCAGGCGGGCGCCGCCGAGCGGAGCGCGGCCTGA
- a CDS encoding DUF4177 domain-containing protein — MTKWEYATVPLLVHATKQILDTWGEDGWELVQVVPGPNNPEQLVAYLKREKA, encoded by the coding sequence ATGACCAAGTGGGAATACGCGACCGTGCCGCTCCTCGTGCACGCGACCAAGCAGATTCTGGACACCTGGGGCGAGGACGGCTGGGAGCTGGTCCAGGTCGTGCCGGGTCCCAACAACCCCGAGCAGCTCGTGGCCTACCTCAAGCGGGAGAAGGCATGA
- a CDS encoding RidA family protein, with the protein MSAVEDKLAELGLTLPDVVPPLAAYQPAVRSGAYVHTAGQLPMVKGSIPVTGKVGAEVSAEQAKELAAVCALNGLAAVKSVIGDLDKIVRVVKVVGFVASAPDFTGQPGVINGTSELLGEVLGEKGVHARSAVGVAVLPLDAPVEVEFLVEVRD; encoded by the coding sequence ATGAGCGCCGTCGAGGACAAGCTCGCCGAGCTCGGCCTGACCCTGCCGGACGTGGTGCCGCCGCTGGCCGCGTACCAGCCGGCCGTGCGCTCCGGCGCGTACGTCCACACCGCCGGCCAGCTGCCCATGGTCAAGGGTTCGATCCCGGTGACCGGCAAGGTCGGCGCCGAGGTCAGCGCCGAGCAGGCCAAGGAGCTGGCGGCCGTCTGCGCGCTCAACGGCCTGGCCGCCGTGAAGTCGGTGATCGGCGACCTCGACAAGATCGTGCGCGTCGTCAAGGTCGTGGGCTTCGTGGCCTCCGCGCCGGACTTCACCGGTCAGCCGGGTGTCATCAACGGCACGAGCGAGCTGCTGGGTGAGGTGCTGGGCGAGAAGGGCGTGCACGCGCGCTCGGCCGTCGGCGTGGCGGTCCTGCCGCTGGACGCGCCGGTCGAGGTCGAGTTCCTGGTGGAAGTCCGGGACTGA